A window of Nitrospiria bacterium genomic DNA:
GGGAATGACGAACTGGATTTTGCAGGAACCTCTAATACTTCAAAGGCTTCAACCACAGAATGACTTTGACTTGACCCTTGCCCTGTATGGACCTTAAACACTTTTTAACAATTTTTACCCACTCGATTTCACGAAGACCCATATTTTTTATTATCCTTTTCCTGAATATTGCTCAATGGGGTTACGCTGAGGACAAAACCCATCGAGAAAAAGCCGGGGAATTGGTAAGTTTGATGGACGTTCAGAGAAGTGTTGAAAAAAACTTGGAGGTGATCAAGCAGTTGCAAATCCACCAATTTAAAAGTGCGCCCTTTCCTGAACTTTCCCCAGAGGAACTAAAAAAGCTCCAGGAGGAATTAATAAAACGGATTTCGGGTCATTTGAAATGGGAAAAACTGAAAGAAGGGTATATCGATGTTTTCATGAGAACGTTCACAGAAAAAAAAATAAAAGGAATCATTGATTTTTATAAAAGTTCTATTGGCAAACAATTTGTCGAAAAGACCTCTGAATTAATGAATCAAACCATGGATATTACCCAAGGATTTATCCAAGAGATTATGCCAAAAATTCAGGAGATGACCCCGGAATTTATCCAAAAACATAAAAAGCTTAATCATTAGGAAAAAAAATGATTGTTCAAGGAAGAGATGAACCCCCCGAATGAAATATATTTTATCTGTTGACCAGGGAAGCACCCATTCCAAGGCTGGGCTGGTTGACGAAAAAGGTGAGTTGGTCCAATCTGTTTCTGTGCCACTTCGAACCTTCCGTCCAAGACCCTTTTGGGTAGAACATCGTCCCGAAGAACTCATCAAAAGCCAAAATCAGGCCATTCAATCCTTACTCCAAAAGTCCGGGAAAAGGGGAGGAAGGATCATCGCTATGGGTTTGGCGTCCCAGCGGTCTACTATCATTGTGTGGGAAAAAGATACAGGAAAACCCCTTGCCCCTGCTTTAAGCTGGCAGGATCTTCGGGGCTCAGTTGAGGTGGAGAAATATTCTGGGTTTGGAAGGTTGATTCGAAATAAGACAGGGCTTCTGCTTTCTCCCCATTATGCGGTTTTAAAGCTTCGGTGGATTTTAAAAAACGTAAAAGGGATTCGGGAGAAACTGGAAAAGGGTAAAGTGCTTTGTGGAACAGTGAATTCCTTTTTGATCTGGCATTGGACCCGTGGGGATGTTCATGCCACCGATCCTACCCATGCTGCGCGGATGCTTCTGATGGATTTGAAAACACAAGACTGGGATTCTCAACTTTTAGGCCTTTTTAAAATTCCCAAATCCATTCTTCCTTCCATTCAGACCAGCGTTTCGGATTTTGGATCGATCAAAATCGGAAGATTAAAAATTTCACTAAAAGCCTGTATCGGGGATCAACAAAGCGCTTTGGTGGGTTTAGGTGCAATTAGTAAGAAGGACGCTATCATCAATTACGGGACCGGCGGATTTTTTTTAATGAATACCGGTAAAAATTTAGTTCGCCTTCCGGGTCTTTTAAGCAGTGTGGGATGGTCTACTCCAGAAGAAAAAGTTTATGCATTGGAAGGGACGGTTAATTCAGTTGGAACGGTATTTGATTGGTTGAAAAAAACAGGGATTATTTCTTCACCTACTGAAATTAATCAAATGATTCGTGCTTCCCGCCATCGGTCTTACCTGGTTCCGGCTTTGGCGGGTTTGGGAACCCCCCATTGGTTGAAAAAAGTACAGATGGGTGTTTTAGGTCTTGGGCCATGGACCACAAAAGCCGACCTGGTCCGTGCCGCGGTGGAGGGGATTGCTTTTCTAGTAAAAGATGTAAATGAGGTGCTTCGAAAGGACAAAAATTTTAACATTCAAAACATTCAAGCCAGCGGTGGGATTTCTCACATTGACGGTCTTTTACAAATTCAATCGGATTGGCTTGGAATTCCGGTTAGACGGTCCAATACTTCTGAAGGCACCCTTCTCGGGGCAGGATTACTTGCAGGGGTGGGGTGTGGAATTTGGAAGTCCGTTTATAAAATTCCCAAACCGAAAAAAGGTAAATTATTCTTGCCTAATCTTTCCAAAAAAGAACGGGATAAAATTTATCAAGGATGGAAAAAAGCTTTGCGTTCCGTTCGGGAATTTGGTTTATGGGAGTGATTGGGAAAAAGGAAACTATTATTTTTCTGTTTCTTCATCGTCTTCGCCTTTGAATAAATCAATTTTTTGGGGGATGCTTTTAAAGGTGCTTTTAAAAACGAGAGTGATTCCCAGGTCTTCCAATCCTTGAGCGTACAATTTCCCATCAGCCTCTTTTCCCAATTGCAGCCTTCCTACAGAAACTCCACTCAGGTTTTTTAATTCGATTTCGGTAAGGGGTGGTTGAAGGCCTGCTTCTTTAAAGGAGATTTTATTTTGGGGTTTTTCTTCTGCCTCCAAGGATTCTAAAAATTTAAGGAAATTGGTAACGGAAACCTGGTTGATTTCTTTTTCATCGCCTTCAAGGGTCCAGATATCCTTTGCTTTCCGGAGATAATAGGTATCCTCAGGATTTTTTACAGAGACCTCTTTTACCGAGTCTGGATCAAATACCAGAAGGTGTTTGTCTCGGTAAATGAAAAAATCATTTTTGAAATTATCCAAAAAGGATTTGGAAATCTCATAAACCGGTTTTTCATCGGAAGTCACGGCAAAATATTGACCCTTTTCCGTTTTGAAAATGGATGCCTTGATGGTTTGATTTCCTTCTTTTAGGCGGACCATCAATTCAGGTACCTTAAAGTTTTTTTGGAGTTTTTCTTTTTCTTCCTTAGAGTCCACAAATCCGATTGCCCGTAAGTCCTCAAAATCAAATAGGTTTCCGTTAATTTCTCCGCTATCGGCTTTGGCGGGTTGAGGTTTTCTAATTTTCCATTGGTTTTCTTCCTTAACGAAAAGAAAGGTGGAGTCCTTAAAATCAATGGTGAATTGGGTAATTTGATTACGATCTATTGGGAGTATTTTTTTATTGCGAAGATCAAAGAGTTTCTTGGTCAGAGAATTCTTAATTCCTTTTTCGACCAAGACGACCTGCTGATCGCTTTCCCGCTTAACGAAAAGCGTGTTAAAGATGGGCCCGTCATCCCCCACCAAAATGGTCTCTTTTTTTTCGCCATCAGAGTCTTTTTGAGTTAAAGAAATTTTTATTTGCGGTTGGTCAAAACCGAATTC
This region includes:
- a CDS encoding DUF2059 domain-containing protein gives rise to the protein MDVQRSVEKNLEVIKQLQIHQFKSAPFPELSPEELKKLQEELIKRISGHLKWEKLKEGYIDVFMRTFTEKKIKGIIDFYKSSIGKQFVEKTSELMNQTMDITQGFIQEIMPKIQEMTPEFIQKHKKLNH
- a CDS encoding FGGY family carbohydrate kinase, translated to MKYILSVDQGSTHSKAGLVDEKGELVQSVSVPLRTFRPRPFWVEHRPEELIKSQNQAIQSLLQKSGKRGGRIIAMGLASQRSTIIVWEKDTGKPLAPALSWQDLRGSVEVEKYSGFGRLIRNKTGLLLSPHYAVLKLRWILKNVKGIREKLEKGKVLCGTVNSFLIWHWTRGDVHATDPTHAARMLLMDLKTQDWDSQLLGLFKIPKSILPSIQTSVSDFGSIKIGRLKISLKACIGDQQSALVGLGAISKKDAIINYGTGGFFLMNTGKNLVRLPGLLSSVGWSTPEEKVYALEGTVNSVGTVFDWLKKTGIISSPTEINQMIRASRHRSYLVPALAGLGTPHWLKKVQMGVLGLGPWTTKADLVRAAVEGIAFLVKDVNEVLRKDKNFNIQNIQASGGISHIDGLLQIQSDWLGIPVRRSNTSEGTLLGAGLLAGVGCGIWKSVYKIPKPKKGKLFLPNLSKKERDKIYQGWKKALRSVREFGLWE
- a CDS encoding DUF4340 domain-containing protein, whose translation is MAVILLGLTGYLFWIEIPQGERKKEAETQAQKVVSFNETDIQFIGLQYRDPEAEIDLTKSQGGKWVISRPIHAETDEREIAGLLSSVVGMRHSRVLEDLEEGGEFGFDQPQIKISLTQKDSDGEKKETILVGDDGPIFNTLFVKRESDQQVVLVEKGIKNSLTKKLFDLRNKKILPIDRNQITQFTIDFKDSTFLFVKEENQWKIRKPQPAKADSGEINGNLFDFEDLRAIGFVDSKEEKEKLQKNFKVPELMVRLKEGNQTIKASIFKTEKGQYFAVTSDEKPVYEISKSFLDNFKNDFFIYRDKHLLVFDPDSVKEVSVKNPEDTYYLRKAKDIWTLEGDEKEINQVSVTNFLKFLESLEAEEKPQNKISFKEAGLQPPLTEIELKNLSGVSVGRLQLGKEADGKLYAQGLEDLGITLVFKSTFKSIPQKIDLFKGEDDEETEK